In Oryza sativa Japonica Group chromosome 1, ASM3414082v1, the genomic stretch TCACCCTCACCCTctccccctcgcgccgccggggcGACCAGGGGCGGCTTCTCCCCGTTAGCTTTCCCGCATCGGCGGGGCCCGCCGCCCCCCCGCCCGCCATGCGCGCCCTTCGCTCCCGCTTCCTTCCGGTATTTTCGctaaatctctctctctctcctcacacACCACACTGTGCTGCGTCGTCGTCACTCTCTCCGGTCAACCTTCCCCAATCAGCCACAGCCACAGAGCCgggctggggggggggggggggcgggcgTCATTAGCTTTACAATAATCATCGCCGCCACTTGTAAACTAAAATATCTCGCGCGCTGCACTAACCACGCCAGCTTTCCGATCGATAAATACTACTCCCGCTTCCGGTAGCTACTAGCACGGCGgtggcagtggcagtggcagtggcagtggGAGTTCCAGGGACGTAGAGCAGCGCGGTGCGGATTGTGCGGGGaggcgcgggaggaggaggaggaggaggggaagatgGAGAGCACCATGAAGGGGATCCGCGGGGACAACGCGCCGTGCGTGCTGGACCTGGACGACGCGGCGACGGTGGGGGGCGGCGTCGGGGACACCTACGGCGAGGACTGCGCCACCGAGGAGCAGCTCGTCACGCCGTGGACCGTCTCCGTCGCCAGGTGAGCGCCGGTGTGGGGAGAAGGGGCTCGGTGTCGGTAGGAGAGGATAAGCTTTTTGATCCGCCCATGCGCTGGGGCCACCTGGCCCTGGGGTTTTTGTTTCTCGGTGGGGGGTTTTGTCACTTCTGGTGTAGTGTTGAACGTAATtttagctttctttttttttcttttttgttttccgCATCTGGTGTATGTCGAGCATATTGCAGCGCAAAAGTAAAGCTTGTGCATGTTGAGCATATTGCAGCACAAAAAGTAGAGTTTCGATAAGATGCTTCAGGTTTCGATCAGATCAAACACATCGCTATGTTTCACGTTTCAATCGCGGAATGTTGCCAAATTAATTTGGTCTATGGGGAGCTGAGATGAAAACAGTGCGCTATTTTGGCTAGTCGTTGCCATCAGAGGATAGGGCAGAATTTGGATCATCTACAGAAGTGCGAGATCACGCTTAGAAAAGGAGAATTTGGATACATGCTTGAACAaagctattttttttagcttGATTTGGTGTCCGaaaattttgactttttttttgtgtgtgtgtgtgtgcgcgggGCAGTGGTTACAATTTGCTGAGGGATCCTCGCTACAACAAGGGGCTTGCCTTCAACGAAAGGGAGCGCGAAACGCACTACCTCCGTGGGCTTCTGCCACCAGCAATCGTATCCCAGGAGCTCCAGGTTCAGTgatcctatttttttttctttaatgagCCTTTTCATATTTGTTCAGCTATCTGATCCACTATGCTCTAATCTTATTAGGAAAGGAAAATCATGCATAACATCCGACAATACCAGCTGCCTCTGCAGAAATACATGGCTATGATGGACCTCCAGGTGACTTTCCTTATTGTTCATAGTATAGCATTACAGCTCATTTGAGTTACGCAGTTTGGTTACACTGTTCTTTCAATGCATATTGCAGGAGGGGAATGAGAGGCTTTTCTACAAGCTCCTCATTGACAATGTTGAGGAGCTACTTCCTGTCGTTTACACTCCAACAGTTGGTGAGGCCTGCCAAAAGTATGGATCCATATTTAGCCGTCCTCAGGGTCTTTATATCAGCTTGAAGGAGAAGTAAGTTTCTCTACCTGGGTTGTTGTATTGTTTTGAGATTCCCGTGTTCATGTGCATCTGTAATTTTGCTGCAGGGGAAAGATCCTTGAGGTGCTAAAAAACTGGCCAGAGAGGAGCATTCAGGTTATCGTTGTTACTGATGGTGAGCGAATTTTGGGGCTTGGAGATCTTGGCTGCCAGGTAACTCAGCATATGTGCCTTGAACTATTATAACAAATTATGATACCACCTCTTAGGATCTTGTGTTGATTACAACGAATTCTATATAGGGAATGGGGATCCCTGTTGGTAAGCTTGCCCTTTACACTGCTCTAGGAGGAGTGCGTCCATCTGCTGTAAGTTGCCATATCCAGTATCAACCCTTTTTTTGTCAGACTACCTTTAGGCTTTAGCATCAACTAACATTCCTAAAGTGTTTGCCAATCACATTGGATGTTGGTACAAATAACGAGGCGCTGCTGAATGATGAGTTCTACATTGGCTTAAGACAAAAGAGGGCCACTGCTCAGGTTGGACATTTATATTTGATTCTGACTATTTTCCTAACTCGCTCTAGTTATGGCCTGAATTAAATTGTCATTTTTGTGCCATCAGGAGTATGCTGATTTTCTTCATGAATTCATGACTGCCGTGAAACAAAACTATGGGGAGAAAGTACTCATTCAGGTAACATGCCTACTAAAATGGCTTCATTTAGAAACCAGAAGAAAGTATGGAAACAGAAAAACTTGCAAATGTGAAATGACTTTCATCTGATTTGCCTCTGTTTGAAAATCGCCATATAGTACTGAAGTTGATCTAAAGACTGTTTGTCATGCAGTTTGAGGATTTTGCAAACCATAATGCATTTGAACTCCTTGCAAAATATGGAACAACTCACCTTGTATTCAATGATGATATTCAGGTATTGTTCTACTTTACTGGATGCCTGTTACCCTGCTGGGGATGGCATTCATTTTACATTGACGTCAATATCCGGAGAATATAGTTAATTGCTTGTAGCAACGAACTTCCATTAACCTTTTTTAGCCAGTATGCAGACATaccaatattattttttactGCTATATATTTTACAGGGAACAGCTTCCGTGGTCCTTTCTGGGCTTGTTGCAGCACTAAAATTAGTTGGTGGTTCATTGTCGGAGCACAGTTACCTGTTCCTGGGAGCTGGAGaggtctctttctctctctctctccctccctctctctctctctctctctcacacacacacacacacacatcatTTGTTTGTGTTACTATGTTAGGCTTAGCGCATTACTATTTCTCTGTTTGGGCACCAAAGAGGTGGCATTTTCCCCTTCGCCACCTCCTTCTTAAGTGAATTTCAAATACCTTGTCCAtcttgttttagaaaaaaaaaaaggcatctgATTGGGTAATGCTAGATTGCAAGTTATTTGTGGAGCTGCAATATCTGAAGTGGACTTGCTAGATTAACTGAAAAGAACTCCAAATGCCATCAATTGTACAATTCAGAGTCTATCTTAGTGTAGTTATCTGCTTCTTTACTGACCATTTTCATCTATTTTATAAGTTGGTGCTGGTGCATCCTTCGTGCGACAGTTATTTGCAATTTTGTATTTAAAATACTGTATTATGCTTATTCTATCAGGATAAGTTCTTCCATTTttctaactatatatattttctcattatGAGCTATATAGATATTACACAATATATTTGTGGCATGTACTTCTCAATGGCATTTAATTGACTGTGTATTCATCGATATAGATTTGACTTACATTTTCTCCCAAACAATATCTTCATTCTTGTGCTTGCAGGCTGGGACAGGCATTGCAGAACTTATAGCTCTCGAGATATCAAGACAGGTgatgcatcttttttttttttttttgggggggggggggggtcattTGCTGGCTTGTACACATATCTATATGACCTAATAATTATTTGCACATGCAGACCAAAGCACCAATTGAGGAGTGCCGCAAGAAAATATGGCTTGTTGATTCAAAGGTTGAAAAGAACCAGATCTCCTTGCTTAATTTCACTGTTTGGGTTCAGAACTTTATTTGTTCCTACTTGCTAACTGTGGATATTAATAAATTGACAGGGCTTGATTGTCAGTTCACGAAAGGAGACCCTTCAACACTTCAAGAAACCATGGGCCCATGAGCATGAACCTGTTGGAAATCTCTTAGATGCAGTCAAAGTATGAATACACCCATGTAAAAATTCATTGCATTTACTATGAATAACTATGAAAGGCTCTATTCTAACTCAAATGCATCTTCCAGACTATCAAACCAACAGTATTGATTGGCACATCTGGAAAGGGGCAAACTTTCACTCAGGAGGTTGTTGAAGCCATTTCCTCATTTAATGAGGTAAATTTCACCATGTCAATTTAATATTTTTGAGTCTGTTGAACCACTGAAGTTAGCagctgatgtttttttttttttgcacaaatTCCTAGAGGCCTGTCATTTTTGCCTTGTCCAACCCAACATCTCAGTCTGAGTGCACCGCTGAACAAGCGTACACATGGAGCAAGGTATGATCGCTATCAGTAATGACcttgctttttttcttttctcggaATTTGTTATCCCTAGTGCTTACTACAATGTTGTCATGGGCAATAGTTTTGTTATAACAATCTGAAATAACAGGGCCGCGCGGTGTTTGCAAGTGGAAGTCCATTTGATCCGGTGGAGTATGATGGCAAAATATACGTGCCTGGCCAGGTCTTAACAATAAACACCATTGACTTTATTGCAAAGATTTTATCAGTTGCAACTGTTCTGGACTAAAAATACGATCATGGTCTGTCATACAGGCAAACAACGCCTACATCTTCCCAGGGTTTGGCCTTGGTGTGGTGATGTCTGGTGCAATCCGTGTTCATGATGACATGCTTCTTGCAGCTTGTAAGTGCTCCATAGTCCATACTATATAACTAAAGCCACAAGTACCTTTTCTTTTTACCGAGATTACATTGTTCTCGATGCAGTACTATTTGCATTAGTCCAAATCAGTCACAAAATGAGGTGGTAAGAGTAGAGAAGGAATTCATTCAAATAATTCATTCTGATCCTACAGTCAGGAAGAACAAGTGATAAGCAAGCTGTAATGAATTATTTGAATGAATTCCTTCTAGCGTAATTCCGCGGATTGATTCATCCTTAGATCTTCTTTGGCATATATGTTGAACTGGCAAGTTAACACTGATGATACATTCTGATCCTGGTACAGCGGAAGCACTGGCTCAGCAGGTCACACAAGAGAATTTCGACAAGGGCCTTACTTATCCTCCCTTCTCAAACATCAGAAAGATCTCTGCCCACATTGCAGCCAACGTTGCAGCAAAGGCATATGAACTTGGTCAGCATCCTAATTTATCTTCACTTCCTCAAAGATAAGTCCATGGTTCCTTTTTACAGCTTGCTTATCACTTGTTCTTCCTGACTGTAGGTTTGGCAAGCAGGCGCCCTCGGCCAAAGGACCTGGTTAAGTATGCAGAGAGCTGCATGTACAGCCCACTTTACCGCAACTACCGGTGAATCTGGTCATCCGGTATCCGGATCTATTCCAGTCATGTATATCTATGAACTGTTTCCTGCAAAATCTTACTACTTGTTCAGTACTGCACGCTGTAATTCTGATGAGTCTACCGGAGTTACTTCAAGCCTTTTTTTCCCCGTGTCGTTCATGCCTGTATTGTAATATTTCCTTTTCGACGTGATGTGAAGTTCCTTGTATCCAGTTACCTTAAGCATGGGCATATGTATTTTCATCACAAGAATGTTACCGTCCTAGGGATGGGTAATAAATGATAAATCTGGAATAAAGTTTCTACAGTTCCTTTCTCGGTACTGTTTCTATGTTCACCTCGATGCTCTTGCTACATTTGCTATTGTTTTCTGTACGTACTTGGCCGTATGCATGTTTGGTTCTTTGGTGCAGACACCAGAAAAGATTCTCCCGGGGGTCGTGAGTGCGATGCCCAGACAGGAACCATTGGGAAAAGCTGGCATTCATAGTAGGGGGGCATTGCTTGAAATGGCTTTGGCCACAGCATATGTTTCCAAAAGCAAAGATCCAATGTGATTTTATAGTACATGACCAGGTTCTCTTTGGAGGGTGTTAAAATTACGTCCATCCGATTGACACTGTGCTGGTGCTGGGCTGCTGGCCCCGATTCTTCACTTTACTGTAGCTTCTAAAGTTGAGAACAATCACCGAGAAGATCTGAAGAGCAAATTCCATTTTGATTGAACAGGGACCTAGCTACAGCTACATCAAATTAGATTAGATAAAGTGAGATAAAGGAGACAGAAATGGAACTGTTGCAATTTCGGCCACCCGTACGAATGTACTACACTATTTCTAACATTGGAAAAAGAAAGGTACTAGTACTACATGCATATTGGTACGACGACATATGTGGTCATTCTTCAAATAGATGGTCTTTTGTCATGTTGTGATCAAGTTACTTGGTAGAAAATAgtgtaaaagttttatttagaCTTAGAGGGCACTGAAAATGAAAATCTTAGTTGAGAAAAAATGGTCTATGAAGAATTAAGCATCAACGATCTACTATGAACAATAAGTGGACAACCTGTTTAACCTAACCTTTATTCAACTCTGGGAAAACCACCGCATAACCTCCATTATTGGGCACTTTTGCTctgatcaattttttttaccaccAATGATAGGTGGTATGCTTTTGATGTGACAACAAATTGAAATATACACTTCCATCCAAAAAAAGGTGAGCTCTTACACAGTGATATCATGATGCCTCAGGCACGCTTTCATGTGACAACAGTATATGTTATGGCTTATATATTGTGGACGCATCGTATCCATTATTTTGGTGTCATGTACATGTCCTCTCGCGATAACAGTATCCAATATTTCACTAGATATCAGAGCATATTTTGTACATAAAGAATATCACACATTATTACTATATAATTAGCACGTATAAATAGCCATCGCACATGTTTATCATTTATCAACCCATGCATCAACCATGTAGCATGGTTTTCATGAGCAGCCGCGCCTCCGTGTGATACTATCAAATTAGATTAGAAACACAGCGTGTGTATGCAGCAATATCCACCGGCCCCACGGAACGGGCGGTACCAGCTACCTGTCACAGACATGTGGGCCCAGCTTAACGCTAACGCGCTGatggccccacatggcagcgacCTGCCCCCTCTGTCCCTCCGTTCCACGGGCGCACCGAGCGTCCACCGCCCCCCGCGATATCCGGGGGTTTAGGCGATATTTAGCcacgagagggggaggggagagtaGGAGACCGACGCTTGATACATCCCTCCACtcggcgcggcgccgcggcgggcggaCGCGACGCTGCTGAGTGAGTGATGAGTGTGCGAATGTGTGATCGATCGCGACAGCCAAAAAACTGGCAGGCCCCCGCCTCAAAAGCCGAGCTCTCGCGtctcttttcctttctcttctcccggccccccgcgccccgcggcgCGCGCCAAGCTTCTCGCTCTCCTCGCCGTGAGAGTGAGCGCGTAGGCGGCGCGCgcaccgctgctgctgctgcgtgagCATCCGTGCATGATCGATCGGCGCACGAGCAGTGAGAGTTGGAGAAGCTTTATTAGGAGGGATCGATGCCGGGGGCGGGAGGGAAGAAGAAGTCGCCGTGGGCGTCGGGGGAGAGGCGGCCGCACTTCTTCAAGGTGCTCGTCGGCGACTTCAAGCAGCGCCTGGTGAGTGCACGAGTGCCGGTTAGCCAGCTTTTGTCTGGCATATGTGCACTTAGCTTACACTTGTTGCCATCGTGCGAAATATGGCGATCACAATTTTGGATCGGGACGATGGCTAGCCAATACTTTGCGCAGAGAGAATTCGTCAcgctagcatgcatgcatgcattttctGCAAAGCGAGCTTTGCATGCGTTGCGTAGTCTCGAAACAATCTGTTATATGCACCATGCAAGTCTCGAAATAATGTcatttgtgtatatatatatgcatcatgcatgcatgtgtgaatAATGCAGAAAATCCCGCCAAACTTCTGCAAGCACATCCCCTGGGAGGAGTCGAGGAAGGCCAAGGGCCTGAAGGAGGCGTCCATGGCGGCCACCCTGGAGGGGCCCAGCGGCCGGACGTGGCTGGTCGTCATCCGCCGGACGGCCGAGGGCACCTTCTTCACCTCCGGCTGGCCCAAGTTCGTGCAGGACCAGGCGCTGCGCGAACTCGAGTTCGTCGTGTTCCGCTACGACGGCAACACGCGCTTCACCGCGATGGTGTTCGACAGGACGGCGTGCGAGCGGGAGGACCtgatgggaggcggcggcggcgaccggccgcgCAAGAAACGGGGTCGCCCTAggacggccgccgcctcgcgtgaTGCCGCGCGGCCCAAGAAGGATTCGGTTGGGAAGGAGATGGTGACGTACCGCGCGTCGCCTAGTGGTGGCCAGCCGTTGCAAATCGTGGACTCCAGTTGGACACCGGAACCAGGTAAGAAAAGAACCACTATTATacagtatactccctccatgctagtaaaaaaaatcatttggaacaatgtttaaatcaaaccttaaaaatataaatcataaataactctcaagttgttgagtttgaaaatgtaaaaattacatgaatagatttgtcttgaaaaatactttcatcaaaatatacatatatcattttttaataaatattttcatagaaacaagaagttaaagttctgttttggagaccgtgtcgctgtccaaaacgatttcctttacggggtacggagggagtatatactgtCTCCGTCACATATTActtgtcgctttgagttttttttataatgtttgatcattcgtcttattcaaaaaaattggaattattatttattttgttcgtgacttgttttattatcaaaaatactttaagtatgatttatctatttttatatttgcactaattttttaaataaaatgaatggttaaaTGTTACAAGCAAAAGGTTAAAGCGACgagtaatatgggacggaggtagtattaatttactccatccgtctcgcGGTACAGAATGTTTTGGTTTGTGTAACTCGGTTGACAAATATAAAAGTATAGTAATATATGCAACACTGaattaataatttataaattCTACTAGTAAATATTCGTTTCGTCTTAAAAGTGTTGCTGAATCCTCCTGTAAACTTTATAAAGTTAACtaaatttaaagaagtttgatttaGATCCAAAATGACAAGATATGAAATGGGAGGAGTAGTGATCTATTTATTATACTATAAGATTCCCCGCGCGTTGTAGCGGAAATTTTAGCAGTAAGATAAGTATGATATTTATCACATATCGTAgaacaaaaataatatatgtattttGCACCACAAGCAGAATACAACATCAAATCAAAATAAGAAGGTTTAACTTGGAGGAAATGTGGATCGTAAAGACCATCTCTAATTAAAGGAAAAGAAACGCAGGATTCAGGATAGGAACTTATATTTCAGAACTAACAAATAATTACTATCCAAAGAAGAAATGTTCAGTACTTGTGCTGGCAGTGCTGCTATATAGCTAAGCTTCAAACATAAAGGGCTTTAGAACGACAATCATACCTTGTAGAAGATTTGAGAATGACCAATATTAACAATTCAAATCGGTGAAGGGaaactttctttttccttttctcggAGATCCCAAATTGCTGCAGTGGTGTCAATAATCCAGGCGTGGCAGGAAGGATCAAATATTCTATCTTGTTGCTAGGGAAGTTTTGGACGACATACACAACACAAAGAAAAGAGTGCCTAAATGGCAGAGTGCTATATAGTGGCTTTagtggggagaaaaaaaatgatagcaATTGTCTGATAATTAAGCCTTCTAATTGTCTGATAATTAAGTTTCATGCATATGGCCTCTTAGCTTCTTGGATTTATGGACATATTCTGCCGTTTTAGAACAACGTAGTAATGGCGCCAGCTACATACATGAACAGTGGGGGATAGATAGCAACTTTGCTCGTGCAAATGAATGGCGTTTAATTGTAATCCAACGACTGTAGCTAAATGTAATGACGTGGCTAACTCATAGTGCAGAGAAATAGTAATTAATGTtgttagtggggatgaactatataagatatatagatatagataataGTGTACATCCATTAATCtatctatagctagctagcctccAAAAGAAACTCTCCCGTTAACCACAAAAAAGATATGGTCATTGATCATCATCAGATGTTGATGATGACAAATATTGTAAACTGCATGAAGACTCTATCGTGTTAATGCGGAAAATTAAGTTACACTATGTATAAATAAGATGTAATATGTTT encodes the following:
- the LOC4324717 gene encoding NADP-dependent malic enzyme isoform 2 (isoform 2 is encoded by transcript variant 2), whose product is MHNIRQYQLPLQKYMAMMDLQEGNERLFYKLLIDNVEELLPVVYTPTVGEACQKYGSIFSRPQGLYISLKEKGKILEVLKNWPERSIQVIVVTDGERILGLGDLGCQGMGIPVGKLALYTALGGVRPSACLPITLDVGTNNEALLNDEFYIGLRQKRATAQEYADFLHEFMTAVKQNYGEKVLIQFEDFANHNAFELLAKYGTTHLVFNDDIQGTASVVLSGLVAALKLVGGSLSEHSYLFLGAGEAGTGIAELIALEISRQTKAPIEECRKKIWLVDSKGLIVSSRKETLQHFKKPWAHEHEPVGNLLDAVKTIKPTVLIGTSGKGQTFTQEVVEAISSFNERPVIFALSNPTSQSECTAEQAYTWSKGRAVFASGSPFDPVEYDGKIYVPGQANNAYIFPGFGLGVVMSGAIRVHDDMLLAASEALAQQVTQENFDKGLTYPPFSNIRKISAHIAANVAAKAYELGLASRRPRPKDLVKYAESCMYSPLYRNYR
- the LOC4324717 gene encoding NADP-dependent malic enzyme isoform X1, with protein sequence MRALRSRFLPLLARRWQWQWQWQWEFQGRRAARCGLCGEAREEEEEEGKMESTMKGIRGDNAPCVLDLDDAATVGGGVGDTYGEDCATEEQLVTPWTVSVASGYNLLRDPRYNKGLAFNERERETHYLRGLLPPAIVSQELQERKIMHNIRQYQLPLQKYMAMMDLQEGNERLFYKLLIDNVEELLPVVYTPTVGEACQKYGSIFSRPQGLYISLKEKGKILEVLKNWPERSIQVIVVTDGERILGLGDLGCQGMGIPVGKLALYTALGGVRPSACLPITLDVGTNNEALLNDEFYIGLRQKRATAQEYADFLHEFMTAVKQNYGEKVLIQFEDFANHNAFELLAKYGTTHLVFNDDIQGTASVVLSGLVAALKLVGGSLSEHSYLFLGAGEAGTGIAELIALEISRQTKAPIEECRKKIWLVDSKGLIVSSRKETLQHFKKPWAHEHEPVGNLLDAVKTIKPTVLIGTSGKGQTFTQEVVEAISSFNERPVIFALSNPTSQSECTAEQAYTWSKGRAVFASGSPFDPVEYDGKIYVPGQANNAYIFPGFGLGVVMSGAIRVHDDMLLAASEALAQQVTQENFDKGLTYPPFSNIRKISAHIAANVAAKAYELGLASRRPRPKDLVKYAESCMYSPLYRNYR
- the LOC4324717 gene encoding NADP-dependent malic enzyme isoform X2; this translates as MESTMKGIRGDNAPCVLDLDDAATVGGGVGDTYGEDCATEEQLVTPWTVSVASGYNLLRDPRYNKGLAFNERERETHYLRGLLPPAIVSQELQERKIMHNIRQYQLPLQKYMAMMDLQEGNERLFYKLLIDNVEELLPVVYTPTVGEACQKYGSIFSRPQGLYISLKEKGKILEVLKNWPERSIQVIVVTDGERILGLGDLGCQGMGIPVGKLALYTALGGVRPSACLPITLDVGTNNEALLNDEFYIGLRQKRATAQEYADFLHEFMTAVKQNYGEKVLIQFEDFANHNAFELLAKYGTTHLVFNDDIQGTASVVLSGLVAALKLVGGSLSEHSYLFLGAGEAGTGIAELIALEISRQTKAPIEECRKKIWLVDSKGLIVSSRKETLQHFKKPWAHEHEPVGNLLDAVKTIKPTVLIGTSGKGQTFTQEVVEAISSFNERPVIFALSNPTSQSECTAEQAYTWSKGRAVFASGSPFDPVEYDGKIYVPGQANNAYIFPGFGLGVVMSGAIRVHDDMLLAASEALAQQVTQENFDKGLTYPPFSNIRKISAHIAANVAAKAYELGLASRRPRPKDLVKYAESCMYSPLYRNYR